One window of Haemorhous mexicanus isolate bHaeMex1 chromosome 16, bHaeMex1.pri, whole genome shotgun sequence genomic DNA carries:
- the LOC132334680 gene encoding olfactory receptor 14J1-like: MSNSSSISHFLLLALADTRQLQLLHFCLLLAISLAALLGNGLIISTVACGHHLHTPMFFFLLNLALSDLGSICTTVPKAMHNSLWDTRTISYSGCAAQVFLFAFFISAEFSLLTIMCYDRYVSICKPLHHGTLLGSRACAHTAAAAWASAFLNALLHTANTFSLPLCHGNALGQFFCEIPQILKLSCSKSYLRELKVSVFTVCIAFGCFVFIVFSYMQIFRAVLRIPSEQGRHKAFSTCLPHLAVVSLFLSTIMFAHLKPPSISSPSLDLALSVLYSVVPPALNPLIYSLRNQELKAAVRTLMTGWFHKHQAAC, translated from the coding sequence atgtccaacagcagctccatcagccacttcctcctgctggcactggcagacacgcggcagctgcagctcctgcacttctgcctcttgctggccatctccctggctgccctcctgggcaacggcctcatcatcagcaccgtagcctgcggccaccacctgcacacgcccatgttcttcttcctgctcaacctggccctcagcgacctgggctccatctgcaccactgtccccaaagccatgcacaattccctctgggacaccaggaccatctcctactcaggatgtgctgcacaggtgtttttgtttgcctttttcatttcagcagagttttccctcctgaccatcatgtgctacgaccgctacgtgtccatctgcaaacccctgcaccacgggaccctcctgggcagcagagcttgtgcccacacggcagcagctgcctgggccagtgcctttctcaatgctctgctgcacacagccaatacattttccctgcccctgtgccacggcaatgccctgggccagttcttctgtgaaattcctcagatcctcaagctctcctgctccaaatcctACCTCAGGGAACTTAAGGTTTCTGTTTTCACTGTCTGTATAgcttttggttgttttgtgttcattgttttctcctatatgcagatcttcagggccgtgctgaggatcccctctgagcagggacggcacaaagccttttccacctgcctccctcacctggccgtggtctccctgttcctcagcactaTCATGTTTGCTCACCTGAAGCCCCCCTCCAtctcatccccatccctggatctggccctgtcagttctgtactcggtggtgcctccagccctgaaccccctcatctacagcctgaggaaccaggagctcaaggctgcagtgcGGACATTGATGACTGGATGGTTTCACAAACATCAAGCTGCTTGCTAG
- the LOC132334598 gene encoding olfactory receptor 14J1-like: MSNSSSISHFLLLALADTRQLQLLHFCLLLGISLAALLGNGLIISAVACGHHLHTPMFFFLLNLALSDLGSICTTVPKAMHNSLWDTRNISYKGCSAQLFLVFFFPTAKFSLLTVMSYDRYVSICKPLLYGTLLGSRACAHMAAAAWASAFLNALLHTANTFSLPLCHGNALGQFFCEIPHILKLSCSHSKLREHGIIVVVASLAFGCFVFMVYSYVQIFRAVLRILSEQGRHKAFSTCLPHLAVVSLFLSTGTFAHLKPPSISSPSLDLAVSVLYSVVPPALNPLIYSLRNQELKAALRKMIRDGFQ; this comes from the coding sequence atgtccaacagcagctccatcagccacttcctcctgctggcactggcagacacgcggcagctgcagctcctgcacttctgcctcttgctgggcatctccctggctgccctcctgggcaacggcctcatcatcagcgccgtagcctgcggccaccacctgcacacgcccatgttcttcttcctgctcaacctggccctcagcgacctgggctccatctgcaccactgtgcccaaagccatgcacaattccctctgggacaccaggaacaTCTCCTACAAAGGATGTTCTGCACAGCTATTTCtagttttcttcttccccacaGCAAAATTTTCCTTGCTCACAGTCATGAGCTAtgaccgctacgtgtccatctgcaaacccctgctctacgggaccctcctgggcagcagagcttgtgcccacatggcagcagctgcctgggccagtgcctttctcaatgctctgctgcacacagccaatacattttccctgcccctgtgccatggcaatgccctgggccagttcttctgtgaaatcccacacatcctcaagctctcctgctcacactccAAACTCAGGGAACATGGAATTATTGTAGTTGTTGCCTCTTTAGcctttggttgttttgtgttcatggtttactcctatgtgcagattttcagggctgtgctgaggatcctctctgagcagggacggcacaaagccttttccacctgcctccctcacctggctgtggtctccctgttcctcagcactggcacatttgctcacctgaagcctccctccatctcctccccatccctggatctggcagtgtcagttctgtactcggtggtgcctccagccctgaaccccctcatctacagcctgaggaaccaggagctcaaggctgcctTGAGGAAAATGATCAGAGATGGTTTTCAGTAG